From Cellulophaga lytica DSM 7489, a single genomic window includes:
- a CDS encoding SusC/RagA family TonB-linked outer membrane protein — translation MKKGFQKSILFFLFLCSLQMFGQSKTVTGEVKDPEGVPIPGVSVFAKNTSNGTETDFDGKFTIDLSDSENTILVFSYLGYAKQEIPVGNQSFFNITLLTDVQGLDEVVLVGYGNQKKRSVTGSVASVDTDVLASRPITDVARGLQGVTPGLTITTPSGQIGTNPTIKLRGNVGTLGTGGGAQPLILVDNVEIPSLQSINPEDIDEISVLKDAASTSIYGARGAWGVILITTKKGRRNQAPSISYSNNFSWATPTNTPKVAPAAEGAEMAFAAVNRRIPSLQSYGVVGMRIDQLAIEKMREWEELYGGQNLGNEMVEGRDYEIRDGSLFFYRSWDPREQFVEKWAPQQKHDFSLSGGSEKTNYYLGLGYLDQGGVYKTNPDKYQRYNVNLSVNSTINDWVDVRAKVLHSNSKTTEPFKFGSATYDAWFYTTRWPAFYPYGTVDGKPFRNHISEVEQAKMNETNYSLSRINLGTTLTPIKDLAINFDFTHDRVEEHEKQVGGTLYAYNFWGQGADFSYVPYSSSAYDRVQYNSDWSRRNTAKAYLNYDKEFNNHKFKFTFGGDMEEYEYWFHYSQRRELLNPDQGELALATGDQFVGGDRNKWTTLGFFGRVNYSYKDKLLLEVNARYDGSSRLSSDKKWGYFPSVSAGYVMTEEDFMKNLDPALSFLKFRGSYGSVGNQNTYLSSIYRIMSSTSSSWLIDGQNQLTVGTPGALPSSLTWETVTTLDFGLDAKFINNKLGLTFDWYRRTVSDMHSSGVTLPNTFGTSSPRRNFGEMQTNGWELALDFNHQFDNDLRINATATLSDFKEKITKYANDTKSIYSNYEGKVIGEIWGYETDRFFTEDDFNADGSYAAGVPSQELYETNGWFKYGPGDIKYKDINGDGVIDYGSNTVGDSGDMKVIGNTTPRYQYSIQLGADWKGFDLNMFMQGVGKRDFWANGPVFIPGYRYAEAWYDHQLDYWTPENTNAYYPRPNDQQQSNSQMNFLPQTKYLLNMSYLRMKNITLGYSLPESITNKLKVNKFRLYVSGENLFEISGVEIPVDPEVDYTNAGTNDTSTFGRVYPFRRSYSFGLQISL, via the coding sequence ATGAAAAAAGGATTTCAAAAATCAATCTTATTTTTTCTGTTTTTATGCTCCTTACAGATGTTTGGACAGTCTAAAACAGTTACGGGTGAAGTAAAAGACCCAGAAGGAGTGCCCATTCCTGGAGTTAGTGTTTTTGCAAAAAACACAAGCAACGGAACTGAAACTGATTTTGATGGAAAATTTACCATTGATTTATCAGATAGTGAAAACACAATTCTTGTTTTTTCTTATTTAGGATATGCAAAACAAGAAATACCGGTAGGCAACCAAAGCTTTTTTAATATTACACTTTTAACTGACGTACAAGGGTTAGATGAAGTTGTGTTGGTTGGTTACGGTAACCAAAAGAAGAGAAGTGTAACAGGATCTGTAGCTTCTGTAGACACAGACGTACTTGCATCTAGACCTATTACAGATGTTGCACGTGGTTTACAAGGGGTTACACCTGGTTTAACAATTACTACTCCAAGCGGACAAATAGGTACTAACCCAACTATTAAGCTTAGAGGTAATGTTGGCACATTAGGTACTGGTGGCGGTGCACAACCTTTAATATTGGTTGATAATGTTGAAATTCCAAGTTTACAATCTATTAACCCTGAAGATATTGATGAAATATCTGTTTTAAAAGATGCTGCATCTACTTCTATTTATGGTGCAAGAGGTGCTTGGGGTGTAATTTTAATTACTACTAAAAAAGGGCGTAGAAACCAGGCTCCTTCTATAAGTTACTCCAATAACTTTTCTTGGGCAACACCTACAAACACTCCAAAAGTAGCTCCTGCTGCCGAAGGTGCAGAAATGGCATTTGCTGCTGTTAACCGCAGAATACCATCATTACAATCTTACGGTGTTGTAGGTATGCGTATAGACCAACTTGCTATTGAAAAAATGAGAGAATGGGAAGAGCTATATGGAGGCCAAAACTTAGGCAATGAAATGGTAGAGGGCCGTGACTATGAAATTAGAGATGGTAGCTTGTTCTTTTACAGATCTTGGGATCCTAGAGAACAATTTGTAGAAAAATGGGCTCCACAACAAAAACACGATTTTTCTTTATCTGGTGGTAGTGAAAAAACCAACTATTATTTAGGTCTTGGTTATTTAGACCAAGGTGGTGTATACAAAACCAATCCTGATAAATACCAACGTTACAATGTAAATTTAAGTGTAAACTCTACTATTAACGACTGGGTAGATGTTAGAGCCAAAGTTTTACATAGCAACTCTAAAACTACAGAACCTTTTAAATTTGGTTCTGCTACTTATGATGCTTGGTTCTACACTACCAGATGGCCAGCTTTTTACCCATACGGAACTGTAGATGGCAAACCTTTTAGAAACCATATTTCTGAAGTAGAGCAAGCAAAAATGAATGAAACTAATTACTCTTTATCTAGAATTAACTTAGGTACTACTTTAACACCTATTAAAGATTTAGCTATAAACTTTGACTTTACACATGACAGAGTAGAAGAACATGAAAAGCAAGTGGGAGGCACTCTTTATGCGTATAATTTTTGGGGACAAGGAGCAGATTTCTCATATGTACCTTATAGTAGTTCTGCATATGACCGCGTACAATACAACTCGGACTGGAGCAGAAGAAATACCGCTAAAGCTTATTTAAATTATGATAAAGAATTTAACAATCATAAGTTCAAATTTACTTTTGGTGGTGATATGGAAGAATATGAATATTGGTTTCACTATTCTCAAAGAAGAGAGTTACTAAACCCAGACCAGGGTGAACTAGCCTTAGCAACAGGAGACCAATTTGTAGGAGGAGATAGAAACAAATGGACAACCTTAGGTTTCTTTGGTCGTGTTAACTATTCATATAAAGACAAATTATTACTAGAGGTTAATGCTCGTTATGATGGTTCTTCTAGATTATCATCAGACAAAAAATGGGGCTATTTTCCATCTGTATCTGCAGGTTATGTAATGACAGAAGAAGATTTTATGAAAAACTTAGATCCTGCTTTATCATTTTTAAAGTTTAGAGGTTCTTACGGTTCTGTTGGTAACCAAAACACGTACTTATCTAGTATTTATAGAATCATGTCCTCTACATCATCTAGTTGGTTAATTGACGGACAAAACCAATTAACCGTTGGCACACCTGGTGCACTACCTTCTTCATTAACGTGGGAGACTGTAACAACTTTAGATTTTGGTTTAGATGCTAAATTTATAAATAACAAACTAGGTTTAACTTTTGATTGGTACAGAAGAACGGTAAGTGATATGCATAGCTCTGGTGTAACGTTACCTAACACTTTTGGCACCTCTTCTCCAAGAAGAAACTTTGGTGAAATGCAAACTAATGGTTGGGAGCTTGCTTTAGATTTTAATCATCAATTTGATAATGATTTACGCATTAATGCAACAGCAACTTTATCAGACTTTAAAGAAAAAATTACAAAGTACGCTAATGACACCAAAAGCATTTACTCTAATTACGAAGGAAAAGTAATTGGTGAAATTTGGGGTTATGAAACAGATAGATTTTTTACTGAGGATGATTTTAATGCAGACGGATCTTACGCTGCAGGTGTTCCTAGTCAAGAATTGTACGAAACTAACGGGTGGTTTAAATATGGTCCTGGAGATATTAAATACAAAGATATTAATGGTGATGGTGTTATTGACTATGGCTCTAACACAGTTGGAGACTCAGGAGATATGAAAGTGATTGGTAACACCACACCAAGATATCAGTACAGCATACAACTTGGTGCAGATTGGAAAGGTTTTGACCTTAATATGTTTATGCAAGGTGTTGGTAAAAGAGATTTTTGGGCAAACGGACCTGTATTTATCCCTGGTTACCGCTATGCAGAGGCTTGGTATGACCATCAGTTAGATTACTGGACGCCAGAAAATACTAATGCATATTACCCAAGACCTAATGACCAGCAACAAAGTAATTCTCAAATGAATTTTTTACCGCAAACAAAGTACTTACTTAATATGTCTTACTTACGCATGAAAAACATAACTCTTGGTTATTCTTTACCAGAGTCTATCACCAATAAGCTTAAAGTAAACAAATTTAGATTATATGTAAGTGGAGAAAACTTATTTGAAATAAGCGGTGTAGAAATTCCTGTAGACCCAGAAGTAGACTACACAAACGCTGGTACTAATGACACATCTACATTTGGTAGAGTTTATCCTTTTAGAAGAAGTTATTCTTTTGGACTTCAAATATCTCTATAA
- a CDS encoding RagB/SusD family nutrient uptake outer membrane protein — translation MKVTNKLILLFLCIVAFVGCEDDYLDVPPQDLLTDETYWTSEGNVKAFAFGFYNGYFRGYGSSYSWGNYFSGQSLNDDFASTNPSRFTQQVPTSGGGWGFSWVRKANIFINRVQTVPMEQEAINHWTGIGRFFRALEYHDLTSRFGDVPYFDTELSENDNEQLYKKRDERTFVMDKVLEDLQYAADNVRASVDDNGLEVNKYVVLAYMSRIMLYEGTWQKYHEGNTTKALEYLTAAKWAANEVISSGNYSLGNYREVFNSLSLSGNPEVILYKEYQEGLITHALNSYNNKEPQVGVSRNAINAYLANDGLPITVSSEYQGDQGIDNVMANRDPRIYETFVSYELRLNGIASNHSSSGFATHKFLNESIKDDPIGSSNLNPTDAPIIRYGEVLMNYAEAAAEIGTVGGAAITQADVDKSINVLRDRPGVEIPHLEVAGDLPAVGGVTYDDPNRDASVPALLWEIRRERRVELMMEGFRLDDLKRWKKLEYVDMVDNPEINQGAYIVKADYPDNNLDEITLTNGDEGYIVPASAAESLRVFDNPRVYLSPIPLDQITLYKNQGVELEQNPGW, via the coding sequence ATGAAAGTAACAAATAAATTAATACTGCTTTTTCTTTGCATTGTTGCATTTGTAGGGTGTGAAGATGACTACCTTGATGTTCCCCCACAAGATTTACTTACAGATGAAACATACTGGACTAGTGAAGGCAATGTAAAGGCTTTTGCTTTTGGCTTCTATAATGGATATTTTAGAGGATACGGATCTAGCTATAGCTGGGGAAATTATTTTTCTGGACAATCTTTAAATGATGATTTTGCTTCTACAAACCCGTCTAGATTTACACAACAAGTACCTACCTCTGGTGGCGGCTGGGGCTTTAGTTGGGTACGTAAAGCAAACATTTTTATAAATCGTGTACAAACAGTTCCTATGGAGCAAGAAGCTATTAACCACTGGACTGGTATTGGTAGATTTTTTAGAGCTTTAGAATACCACGATTTAACAAGTAGATTTGGAGATGTTCCTTATTTTGACACTGAGCTATCTGAAAATGATAATGAACAATTATACAAAAAAAGAGATGAGCGCACTTTTGTAATGGATAAAGTACTTGAAGACTTACAATATGCAGCAGACAATGTTAGAGCTTCTGTAGATGACAATGGTTTAGAAGTAAATAAATATGTTGTACTAGCTTATATGTCTCGTATTATGTTGTATGAAGGTACTTGGCAAAAATATCATGAAGGGAACACAACAAAAGCTTTAGAGTACTTAACTGCTGCAAAATGGGCTGCTAATGAAGTTATAAGTTCTGGCAACTATAGTTTAGGCAATTATAGAGAAGTATTTAATTCTTTAAGCTTATCTGGAAATCCTGAGGTTATCTTATACAAAGAATACCAAGAAGGACTAATAACACACGCCTTAAACAGCTATAATAACAAAGAGCCACAAGTTGGTGTCTCTAGAAATGCTATTAATGCATATTTAGCCAATGACGGTTTACCTATAACAGTTTCGTCTGAATACCAAGGAGACCAAGGCATAGATAATGTTATGGCAAACAGAGATCCAAGAATTTATGAAACATTTGTTTCTTATGAATTACGTTTAAACGGCATCGCATCTAACCACTCATCATCTGGTTTTGCTACTCACAAATTTTTAAATGAGTCTATAAAAGATGATCCAATAGGTAGCTCTAACTTAAACCCTACAGACGCTCCAATTATTAGGTATGGAGAAGTTTTAATGAATTACGCAGAAGCTGCTGCAGAAATAGGAACTGTTGGTGGTGCTGCTATAACACAAGCAGATGTAGATAAATCTATCAATGTTTTAAGAGACAGACCTGGTGTTGAAATTCCACATTTAGAAGTTGCTGGAGATTTACCAGCGGTTGGTGGTGTAACTTATGATGACCCTAATAGAGATGCATCTGTACCAGCTTTATTATGGGAAATTAGAAGAGAAAGAAGAGTTGAGTTAATGATGGAAGGCTTTAGACTTGACGATCTTAAAAGATGGAAAAAACTTGAGTATGTAGATATGGTTGATAATCCTGAAATTAACCAAGGTGCATATATTGTTAAGGCAGATTACCCAGATAACAACTTAGATGAAATTACATTAACAAATGGAGATGAAGGATACATAGTTCCGGCCTCTGCGGCAGAATCTTTACGTGTTTTTGACAACCCAAGAGTTTACTTAAGCCCTATTCCTTTAGATCAAATTACGCTGTATAAAAATCAAGGTGTAGAGCTAGAGCAAAATCCTGGCTGGTAA
- a CDS encoding glycoside hydrolase family 10 protein — protein sequence MKIYSFRYFFIATIALLFVSCKSSKELSFFNKTPLGKTKKTTKWDPKTPYNIEEFRAAWVATVANINWPSKPGLSIYEQQKEALALLDYLKDHNFNAVIFQVRPQADALYQSSIEPWSYYLTGEQGKAPEPFYDPLKFWIYAAHERGLELHAWLNPYRAHHTQGGNIKNTSVVKTNPELVVGLENGMYWMDPSLQETQDRSLAVVMDIVNRYEVDGIHFDDYFYPYDSYNNGKDFPDNKSWSAYISNGGKLSKSNWRRQSVNTFIKNVYTEIKKSKPHVKFGLSPFGIWRPGYPESVVGYDQYEKLYADAKLWINNGWVDYFTPQLYWTTNKIGQSFPELLGWWQTENSKQMHLWPGIKVDLGGTKENLDEVFNQIMITRGMLPKSKGTVHWSIGPLIKYDTLSKGLLAKPYKNKTLVPPSPWLDNTPPLQPIVKTTKKGNTVQISWEHNNTTDVFRWVLYFKRNGKKWQHTILNRRNRNYNIPLTLKNNTNTLNKIGLTALDRTGNQSEFFELIIN from the coding sequence ATGAAAATTTATTCTTTTAGATATTTTTTTATAGCAACTATAGCGTTACTGTTTGTTAGTTGCAAATCTTCAAAAGAACTATCATTTTTTAATAAAACCCCTTTAGGAAAAACTAAAAAAACCACAAAATGGGATCCAAAAACACCTTATAATATTGAAGAATTTAGGGCTGCTTGGGTTGCTACTGTTGCTAATATTAATTGGCCCAGTAAACCAGGCTTATCTATTTATGAACAACAAAAAGAAGCTTTAGCTCTTTTAGATTATTTAAAAGATCATAATTTTAATGCTGTAATTTTTCAGGTTAGGCCTCAAGCAGACGCTCTTTACCAAAGCAGTATAGAACCCTGGTCTTATTACTTAACAGGTGAACAAGGCAAAGCTCCGGAACCATTTTATGATCCTTTAAAGTTTTGGATTTATGCTGCGCACGAAAGAGGCTTAGAGCTACACGCATGGCTAAACCCATACAGAGCACACCATACACAAGGAGGTAATATTAAAAATACATCTGTTGTAAAAACCAATCCAGAATTAGTTGTTGGTTTAGAAAATGGAATGTATTGGATGGATCCTTCTTTACAAGAAACCCAAGACCGTTCTTTAGCTGTTGTTATGGACATTGTTAACAGGTACGAAGTAGACGGAATACATTTTGATGATTATTTTTATCCTTACGATTCTTACAACAACGGCAAAGATTTTCCAGATAACAAAAGTTGGAGCGCATACATTAGTAATGGAGGAAAACTAAGCAAATCTAACTGGAGAAGACAAAGTGTGAATACTTTTATTAAAAATGTATATACCGAAATTAAGAAAAGTAAACCTCACGTAAAATTTGGTTTAAGTCCGTTTGGAATATGGAGACCTGGCTACCCAGAATCTGTTGTAGGTTATGATCAGTATGAAAAACTATATGCAGATGCCAAATTATGGATAAACAATGGGTGGGTAGATTATTTTACACCTCAACTTTATTGGACAACAAACAAAATAGGACAAAGTTTTCCTGAACTATTAGGCTGGTGGCAAACAGAAAACAGCAAACAAATGCACTTATGGCCAGGTATAAAAGTAGATTTAGGTGGTACTAAAGAAAACCTAGATGAGGTTTTTAATCAGATCATGATTACTAGAGGTATGCTACCAAAAAGCAAAGGCACTGTACATTGGAGTATTGGTCCGCTAATTAAATATGATACATTATCTAAGGGATTGTTAGCCAAACCATACAAAAACAAAACCTTAGTACCACCATCTCCTTGGTTAGATAATACTCCGCCACTACAACCAATAGTGAAAACCACAAAAAAAGGAAACACCGTACAAATTAGTTGGGAACATAACAATACTACAGATGTGTTTAGATGGGTGCTTTATTTTAAAAGAAATGGCAAAAAATGGCAACACACTATTTTAAATCGTAGAAATAGAAATTACAACATTCCTCTTACTCTTAAAAACAACACAAATACCTTAAATAAAATTGGCTTA